One genomic region from Halomicrobium zhouii encodes:
- a CDS encoding metal-dependent hydrolase translates to MNERGHVENAVLLSVGIAVILEGELAIPTVEALLAVGVPVTLGALFPDIDTSFGTHRKTFHNLATLGAFVAFPVFFGNLHYVWIGVATHYVLDMLGNIRGMALFYPYPEEYDIPVGVAVSSKWSDAVTLAVTAFELAVIAAVVHYDLHQPVLEAVAPYV, encoded by the coding sequence ATGAACGAACGCGGGCACGTCGAAAACGCCGTCCTGTTGAGCGTCGGCATCGCGGTCATCCTCGAAGGTGAACTGGCGATCCCGACTGTCGAGGCGCTCCTCGCCGTCGGCGTCCCGGTCACGCTCGGTGCACTCTTTCCCGACATCGACACCAGCTTCGGGACCCACCGCAAGACCTTCCACAACCTCGCGACCCTCGGGGCGTTCGTCGCTTTCCCCGTCTTCTTCGGTAACCTCCACTACGTCTGGATCGGTGTCGCGACCCACTACGTGCTGGACATGCTGGGCAACATCCGCGGGATGGCCCTGTTCTACCCCTACCCCGAGGAGTACGACATCCCGGTGGGCGTGGCCGTCTCCAGCAAGTGGTCGGACGCGGTCACCCTCGCGGTCACGGCGTTCGAACTGGCCGTCATCGCGGCCGTCGTCCACTACGACCTCCACCAGCCAGTGCTGGAGGCGGTGGCGCCGTACGTCTGA
- a CDS encoding ABC transporter substrate-binding protein, which produces MSDDTRRTRRNVLRTSAALAAVGGLAGCSQDESGARSTDGETEMNAENETDGTSGTDSGTPSETTTAAESSYSVAIEPMGEVTFESVPETWVANNGSWADMGIALGQEPPKGLWLPSRYHTHYYDEIPDVSVDKSNMATLSQQGSVGKEQFYELDGDVHIIDPNFLQNRFDGWDQTDVDEVSEQIGPFFGNSIFSTGYTWHSEYRYYSLMEAFEKLAAVFQETDRYEAFESVHEEFQNALAPVVPTRSERPSAAVVWGAGDQPETFYPYTIGPGTSFKHLRDLGVKDALAETDVKDFHTSRGAIDYETLLEVDPPALLLRGQETKTADEFRDTVVSYMQDHDVAGDLTAVQNGDVYQAGPLYQGPITNLVVTERLAATLYDHDGELFDRQRVSDVVNGDF; this is translated from the coding sequence ATGAGCGACGACACGCGACGGACTAGACGGAACGTACTCCGGACCAGCGCCGCCCTGGCAGCCGTCGGCGGACTCGCGGGCTGTAGCCAGGACGAGAGCGGCGCCCGGTCGACGGATGGAGAGACCGAGATGAACGCGGAGAACGAGACGGACGGCACGTCCGGGACCGACTCGGGCACGCCGTCGGAGACCACGACGGCGGCGGAGTCGAGCTACTCGGTCGCCATCGAGCCGATGGGCGAGGTGACCTTCGAGTCGGTGCCCGAGACGTGGGTCGCTAACAACGGAAGCTGGGCGGACATGGGCATCGCACTCGGACAGGAGCCCCCGAAAGGCCTCTGGCTGCCGAGTCGGTACCACACCCACTACTACGACGAGATTCCGGACGTCAGCGTCGACAAGAGCAACATGGCGACGCTCTCCCAGCAGGGCAGCGTGGGCAAGGAGCAGTTCTACGAACTCGACGGCGACGTTCACATAATCGACCCCAACTTCCTGCAGAACCGCTTCGACGGCTGGGATCAGACCGACGTCGACGAGGTGAGCGAACAGATCGGCCCGTTCTTCGGCAACAGCATCTTCTCGACGGGGTACACCTGGCACAGCGAGTACCGCTATTACTCCCTCATGGAGGCCTTCGAGAAACTCGCAGCGGTGTTCCAGGAGACCGACCGCTACGAGGCGTTCGAGTCGGTCCACGAGGAGTTCCAGAACGCGCTCGCGCCGGTCGTGCCCACACGCAGCGAGCGACCGTCGGCGGCGGTCGTCTGGGGCGCCGGCGACCAGCCCGAGACGTTCTACCCCTACACGATCGGTCCGGGGACGAGCTTCAAACACCTCCGCGACCTCGGCGTGAAAGACGCCCTCGCGGAGACGGACGTCAAGGACTTCCACACCAGCCGGGGCGCCATCGACTACGAGACGCTACTGGAGGTCGACCCGCCAGCCCTCCTCCTCCGTGGCCAGGAGACGAAGACCGCCGACGAGTTCCGTGACACCGTCGTCTCGTACATGCAGGACCACGACGTCGCCGGCGACCTCACCGCCGTCCAGAACGGCGACGTCTACCAGGCCGGGCCGCTGTACCAGGGGCCGATCACCAACCTCGTGGTCACCGAGCGCCTCGCCGCGACCCTGTACGACCACGACGGAGAACTGTTCGACCGCCAGCGCGTTTCGGACGTCGTCAACGGCGACTTCTGA
- a CDS encoding cupin domain-containing protein — protein MKRTTLESDDWFDVLLTTSDAQAAVMTLDPGQSTGGPDNYHRESDQWLYAVSGAATATVDGEPVSITAGDLVVIEAGETHELATDGDEPFESLNLYVPPEY, from the coding sequence GTGAAACGAACGACCCTCGAATCCGACGACTGGTTCGACGTGCTGCTGACGACCAGCGACGCCCAGGCGGCCGTGATGACGCTCGATCCCGGTCAGTCGACTGGCGGGCCCGACAACTACCACCGGGAGAGCGACCAGTGGCTCTACGCGGTCTCCGGGGCGGCCACGGCGACTGTCGACGGGGAACCCGTCTCGATCACCGCTGGCGACCTCGTCGTCATCGAGGCCGGCGAGACCCACGAACTGGCGACCGACGGCGACGAACCGTTCGAGTCGCTGAACCTCTACGTCCCGCCGGAGTACTGA